The sequence CAATACCGGCATGATTGCTGCAGAAATCGAATCCGCGCCTTCTTCTTTGGCAAAATCCGCACTGGCTTGCAAGGGAATGGCTTGAATTTTTAGTGAGGGGCTACGTGCTTTACTCATGGTGTAACCCCATTCTCTTTTAATTGCCGATCAGTCAACCTTGGATAGGCATTGGGGGCGATTAATTGAGCAGCGGTACACATTGGCATTACATAGGACTCCCCAGTGCGACTCTGTGTTTTTTCATCAAAAGGTAAAATAAGCCGTGGCGGCGAATAGGTATTGGTAATTGCCGCTTCTACGTGGCCATCTTCATAAATATGCGCTTCTAAATAACGGGCATCGGCAGGCGGTGGTGTGGTAATCAAGGCTTCGGCCTCTTTCCAGAAATTCCGCTTTAAGAGAAAAAGCTCGCCCGTAGAGGAATACTCTTTAAACTTACAATAATCAGCCACCCACTTCACTTTCACCTTAATCGGCAAGCGGCTATTTGGCCACCAACTACCACAGCAAGTGCTTTTACTCCCTCCCGCTGTCTGGGTGCTTAAACCCATATTTCCCCCTCCTTGGCCATTAATTTCATAACTATCGATATAGCGATTGGTATAGTTATATCCGTGCAAGGCCAGCGAAACACTTTCTGAAGCATAGCTACTGCAGCCAGCAAGAATTAGCCCGAGCAGGCTTAGGCATTGTTTGATTTTACTCATGGGTTTACCCCTGCATTTTTCAATTGCCGATCAGTCAGCTCTGGATAGGCATTTGGGTCGATTAACTGGGCAGCGGTACACATTGGCGCCACATATGCTTCCCCTGTTCGACTATGTGTTTTTTTATCAAAAGGTAAAATAAGCCGTGGCGGTGAATAGGTATTGGTAATCGCCGCTTCTACATGGCCATCTTCATAAATATGCGCTTCTAAATAACGGGCATCGGCAGGCGGTGGTGTGGTGATCAAGGCTTCGGCCTCTTTCCAGAAGTTGCGTATTGAATAAAACACTTCTCCTGTCGACGTCATTGATTTGTATTCACAAGAATCCCCCACCCACTTCACTTTTACCTTAATTGGTAAGCGGCTATTCGTCCACCAGCTCCCACAACAAACACTTCCCCCTCCGCCTGAGGTAGAGGTACTAAGAAAAAGATTCCCCCCTCCCTGGCCATTAATTGAATAACTATCGATATAGCGATTGGTATAGTTATATCCGTGCAAGGTCAGCGAAACCCTTTCTGAGGCATAGCTACTGCAGCCAGCAAGAATTAGCCCGAGCAGGCTTAGGCATTGTTTGATTTTACTCATGGTGTAACCCCATTCTCTTTCAATTGCCGATCAGTCAGCTCTGGGTAGGCATTCGGGTCAATTAACTGAGC comes from Iodobacter ciconiae and encodes:
- a CDS encoding DUF3304 domain-containing protein, whose protein sequence is MSKIKQCLSLLGLILAGCSSYASESVSLALHGYNYTNRYIDSYEINGQGGGNMGLSTQTAGGSKSTCCGSWWPNSRLPIKVKVKWVADYCKFKEYSSTGELFLLKRNFWKEAEALITTPPPADARYLEAHIYEDGHVEAAITNTYSPPRLILPFDEKTQSRTGESYVMPMCTAAQLIAPNAYPRLTDRQLKENGVTP
- a CDS encoding DUF3304 domain-containing protein; translation: MSKIKQCLSLLGLILAGCSSYASERVSLTLHGYNYTNRYIDSYSINGQGGGNLFLSTSTSGGGGSVCCGSWWTNSRLPIKVKVKWVGDSCEYKSMTSTGEVFYSIRNFWKEAEALITTPPPADARYLEAHIYEDGHVEAAITNTYSPPRLILPFDKKTHSRTGEAYVAPMCTAAQLIDPNAYPELTDRQLKNAGVNP